Sequence from the Solea senegalensis isolate Sse05_10M linkage group LG1, IFAPA_SoseM_1, whole genome shotgun sequence genome:
agtttgttctacttgaagctcttacttacttctagctcttatttgtacccaaatgtttaaatgcacttttgtaagtcgctttggataaaagcgtctgctgaatgacatgtaatgtaatgtaacatacaggtgagagacacacaggtgagagacagacacagaggtgacAGGTGAGATACAGACACAgaggtgacaggtgagtgacagacatacaggtgagagagacacaggtgAAGAACCgcacaggtgaggacaggtggtgAGCAGACACATGTGACAggtgaagacagacacacaggtgagacgAACCTACACcggtgagacagacacacaggtgacaggtgagagACGAACCTTTAGGTAACaggtgagagacaaagacacacaggtGGTGAGCAGACACACAGGTAACAGCTggggagagacacacaggtgagacagacacacaggtgacaggtggtgacagacacacaggtaacAGGTGAGGGAGCCACACAGGTAACAGGTggggagacagacacacaggtatgggtgagacacagacacaaaggtgacaggtgagtgacagacatCACGTAACAggtgagacaacacacacaggtgatatGAACCTTGGGTGAGTGACAGACACCGCACGTAACAGGTGAGAGGCCAGACACACAGGTGAtaggtgagagacagacacaagtgagtgagagacacagGTGAtagacaggtgagtgacagacacacaggtgagtgacaggcaGACAGGTGAGAGAGTGACAGGTCAGggagaggtgagtgagtgacaggtgagagacagacaggtgagtgagagacatgtgagtgagtgacagacagataggtgagtgagtgacaggtgagtgaaatACAGGTGAGTGGGCGTGGCTGAGGTCGTACCTGTGGTTCCCACAGGACAGTTGGTACAAACCACCTCTCTGGTCTTGGGGACGACGGCACAGGTGGCGCCGGTCGGACACGGACATGGCGAACAGTCGTCCACTGTTCCCTGAGTGGCGTCGCCATAGAAACCATCTTTACAACGTTCACAGCTTAAACCTGACGTGTGGTGCTGACAGTCACACGctcctgacacacaaacaggtcAAGCAGATTAACAACAACTTCACTAACTATTATTTATGAGCCAAGATAAACAGTTCAACAAGTTAAGCTAGATAATCGAATGCTGAACCAGGTGAAACCTGTGTTAAATCAGGCTAAACTAGTTAAACCACAGTTTAAACACAGGGTTAAAGGCTTACCTTTACAAGTACAGCCAGGTTAAAGCCGGGTTACAGCCTGGTTACGGCCGGGTTACAGCCTGGTTACGGCCGGGTTACGGCTGGGTTAAAGCCTAGTTAAAGCCTGGTTACAGCAGATTTACCTGTGTCAGGGTTGCAGGCATCGCTGTGTCCGTTACAGTTACACGCTTCACAGGAGCTGAACGATCCAAGCTCAGGTCGTCCACGCCGGAATCCCAGAGTGCACCGCTCACAGTGTTGCCCCTGGTAACCCTGAGGACACGTGCACTGCTCCACCCAACGGGCGGGGACACCTGGACCACGTCTTGCTGTCACCAAAGAGACGTCGTCGAGGTAACCAGCACCTGGAGAGACAATAACTGATTAAATGATTTCACTAAATGGGTCGCAAAGTTTGGTGAAGAGTCACAACATTTGCACTACGACGTTTGAGTTACGACATTTCGTGTAGAGTTGCAATGTTTAGCGTAGAGTTGCAATGTTTTGCATAGAGTTGCGATGTTTCGTGTagagtttgtgatgttttgcaCAGTGTTGCGATGTTTTGCACAGTGTTGCAATGTTTTGCACAGTGTTGCAATGTTTTGCAGTGTTGCAATGTTTCGCGTAGAGTTGCGATGCTTAACGTAGAGTTGTGATGTTTTGCACAGAGTTGCAATGTTTCGTGTAGAGTCTGCAATGTTTTGCAGTGTTGCAATGTTTCGTGTAGAGTTGCGATGTTTCGTGTAGAGTTTTTGATGTTTCATGCAGAGTTGTGATGTTTTGCATAAAGTTGCGATGTTTCGTGTAGAGTTTGCGATGTTTTGCACAGAGTTGCGATGTTTCGCGTAGAGTTTATGATGTTTTACGGGGAGTTGCGATGTTTCGCGTAGAGTTTGCGACGTTTCGCATAgagtttttgatgttttgtaCATAGTTGCAATGTTTTGTGTagagtttgtgatgttttgcaTAGAGTTGCGATTTTGCGTGGCGTACTCCTCTCGCTGTAGGTGCCCCGGATCTTCACGGCCGTCAGATTGTGGAGAAGTTTCTGGAAGTCGGAGTGGCTGATGGTCGGCCTCCAGGGATAATCTGTGCTGTCAtggagcctggaccagaaccagaCGTTCTCAAATTTAGTCCAGATTTACAATTTAACAGGATGTAAAAAAtagattacagattaaaaaaaaaaatcacagattattttcacaaatgaAGAGACAATACAAGTTACTAAACCTGAATTTCAGAATTACTACTTTAGACTTCTAGATCTAGATTATCAAATTAATCTGAGATTAATCCAATGGATCGGAAACATTGTTTCACCTGAACACGTATGTCTGCATATTCTCGTTGGGGTAGGCATTGCCCTGGGCAATAAGGGGGACGGCCACTCTCAGGCTGCCTCCCTCGAGAACCAGATCCTCCGCCGACAGACGAGTGTCGCGACGGTCGACCCGGAAACTCAGCGTCAGGTTCTGTCCGAAACTCAGCATCTGGTTCCCCAAGAACTTTCCTGTGACGGCAGcagtgttaccatggcaacacagtCACTCTGTgtggttgtgcatgtgtgtgtatgtacctgGGGCGATGAAGTACATGGGTAAATAATTATCAGACATGAGGGAGATTTCCTGTTCACTTGGAGaccagaggacagagacactggATCCATCACGCTGCTGAGCTGTCCACTGTTCATCATCTGaggacatgagagagagagagagggagagaggaaacatgagagagaggacacatgagagagagtgaggacacatgagagacagagagcacaCATGAGAGAGAGTGGGGACACGTGAGAGAGAGCAcacatgagagagagtgaggaaccATGAGAGAGgacacgagagagagaaaggacatGAGAGATAGGACACgagaggacacatgagagagagTAAGGAcacgagagagagtgaggacacatgagagagaggacacagagtgattgacagctggttaCAGGTGACTCTAATGCCCAGTGGTGGGCGTGGTCTGTTACCTGTGTGGAAGGATGAGCTGATGGTGTGAACGCTGAAGCCGTCGGCGCTGTCACACACAGACGAGTGCTGGAAACAGAAGCACGGAGTACATCCAAGAGGGTTCATCTGATCCAGATTAAAGAAGCCCAGCTTACacctgaaccacacacacacacacacacacacacacacacacacacacacacatacagacacacacacacacacacacacacaaacacacacacaggttttttcGTTGTCAGAAAAACATTGTTCAGAATaacagtacttctcaaatagtggggtgGGCCTCCCTGGGGGGGCTCGGTGACGTGTCGGGGggcgtgagaggcagggcagtacaactcatacagtggtttatacagataaataaataaaaatgatcaggttcAACAGCAGACATTACCTGTCACAGGTGAAGCCCTCCACGTTGTCTTTACAGCGACACTGACCTGTGTTCACGTCACACTCCTGAGTGCTGCCAGAGGGCGAGCAAGAGCAcgctctgacacacacagagagagagagagagagagagagagaaaaagagagagagtgaaagaaagagagagaaagagagaggaggggttagccagcagggggcaacactcacacactgactgaaactgtgtatgtctgtctgtgtttgtgtgtgtgttgtagtacCTGCAGCCAGCCTCTGTCAGACTGTGATATCCCGGCTGACAGCGGTCACATTTCTCTCCCGTCACACCAGGTTTACACGCACACATCCCTCTGTGATCACACTGAGGAGTCATGGAGcctggacacacgcacacacacacacacgcgcgcacacacacacacacaatcagagacacacacacacagtgttagaGTCTGAAACTGAGGTCATGACATCGTCAGACGTGTCCGTGGTGACTCACCCACAGCGTTGCAGCTGCAGGACAGACAGCGGCTGCCGCTCTCATCTCTGTGGTGGTTGTCGAGGCAACGCTCACAGTTGGGGCCGTCCGTGTTGTCCGCGCAGTTCCTGCAGTGACCACCATGACCCATGGCGCGGTAGAGCTCGGCATCGAAGTAACACTCAGAACTTTTCCCATTACAGTCACAGGCTGAGGGTGCGGAGACAGCAGAGTGAGGCGGGAGCAGCCGCAGTAAAACGGTCAGAGGTGCAATAAAACGGTCAGAGGTGCAGTAAAATGTGAGACTTACGCAGACACTCGTTAGCACTGTCGGCCGTCGCTCGTCTCCATGGACGATCgttaaaaaaagttttgcaCACGTTACAGTCATCGCccgctgtgttgtgtttacagtcgCACACCAGACGACCTGCGGCGTTCTTTACACACTCACTGGCATGGCCGTGACACTtacacctggaacacacacacattacacctgaaacacacacacagacacacactacaCCTGCAACGCATACACATTacacctgtaacacacacacacacacactacacctgaaacacacacattacacaaaacacacacacattacagcaaaacacacacacacacattacagctgaaacacacacacacacattacacctgaaacagacacacaaacacactacacctgaaacacacatactaaacctgaaacacacacaatacacctgaaacacacaccctacacctgaaacacacacgcatacacctgaaacacacacacacacacacatctgaaacACGCACAAATtacacctgaaagacacacacacacacacacactacacctgaaagacacatttgaaatatttatttgtgcccacataaaaaaaagtacaagggTTTCTTGCACAAGGGACACAAACACTGCCAGTGCAGTTGAAATTAGGAATTGGTCAGACACAAAGCGCCTGGGCAGCTGGTCACAGTTACATACATGATGACCGACAGGTCAAATATGAGGCAGACATCATTCAAGGGTACCGAAAACATCGTCTCCTCCAAACTGCACGGCTTCCTGATACTGAGCAGTACCTCGCTTACTGTTTAGCTCTACTTTTAGAGAGGCCAGCCATCTGAAGGCCCCCCACAACCAACTTGTGCACATGCCCCAGACTACGAAACATTAAgactaaaagttttattttgtagcctCGCTGAGATGGTATGCTTCAGCTTCTGATATTTCAGCACTTTGGTTAGAAAGGCCTCCTCGAGGCTATAATCAAAGGCACAGCCGACCTCCAGAATGAGCACCTCTGTGCTTTTCATTAACAATAACATCAGGGGTGTTAGCTGTAACATTAGAAAACACTGAGGCAACATTACACAGGCTGAACATGCTCGGCTTTACAGTAGAGTGCTTATACAGCACGATGGAAGaccttaaagtggacatattatacccttttcccccccattaaaatagttccctggtgtcctaatgaacatgtcagtgacatgctttggtcaaaata
This genomic interval carries:
- the LOC122758697 gene encoding laminin subunit gamma-1-like is translated as MRVIRALVAWSWVTALCVRAAMDECSDEQGRAQRCLPEFVNAAFNVTVVASNTCGSPPEEYCVQTGATGVTKSCHICDARDPRNHHSAVYLTDYNNQQDTTWWQSQTMLAGIQYPNTINLTLHLGKSFDITYVRLKFHTSRPESFAIYKRSREDGPWVPYQFYSGSCEKTYHKQSHVFIRTGDDEQQALCTDDFSDISPLTGGNVAFSTLEGRPSAYNFDHSPVLQDWVTATDIKVTLNRLNTFGDEVFNDPKVLKSYYYAISDFAVGGRCKCHGHASECVKNAAGRLVCDCKHNTAGDDCNVCKTFFNDRPWRRATADSANECLPCDCNGKSSECYFDAELYRAMGHGGHCRNCADNTDGPNCERCLDNHHRDESGSRCLSCSCNAVGSMTPQCDHRGMCACKPGVTGEKCDRCQPGYHSLTEAGCRACSCSPSGSTQECDVNTGQCRCKDNVEGFTCDRCKLGFFNLDQMNPLGCTPCFCFQHSSVCDSADGFSVHTISSSFHTDDEQWTAQQRDGSSVSVLWSPSEQEISLMSDNYLPMYFIAPGKFLGNQMLSFGQNLTLSFRVDRRDTRLSAEDLVLEGGSLRVAVPLIAQGNAYPNENMQTYVFRLHDSTDYPWRPTISHSDFQKLLHNLTAVKIRGTYSERSAGYLDDVSLVTARRGPGVPARWVEQCTCPQGYQGQHCERCTLGFRRGRPELGSFSSCEACNCNGHSDACNPDTGACDCQHHTSGLSCERCKDGFYGDATQGTVDDCSPCPCPTGATCAVVPKTREVVCTNCPVGTTGTTSATPTHLYFTHLSLTHLSVCHCYLCVCSPPVCLCLSPVT